TCATCTGCAGAAAAAATAAAACGTAACAGAAGAAAAACTACCTCAACTGAAGAATTTGTTACTCAAATAGTTGCTGGTAATATTCCTTTTTTAAGTAGAGCTATTACGTTAGTGGAAAGTACAAACCCAAAACACCAACAACAAGCTAATGAAATTTTAGAAGCTTGTTTACCGTATGCCAATAAATCGGTTAGAATTGGAATTACGGGTGTTCCAGGTGTAGGAAAAAGTACATTTATTGAGGCTTTTGGTAAACATTTAACTTCATTAGGTAAGAAAGTAGCTGTTTTGGCGGTGGATCCGAGTAGTTCTGTTAATAAAGGAAGTATTTTAGGTGATAAAACACGTATGGAGGAATTAGTAACCGATGAAAATGCTTTTATCCGTCCTTCTCCTTCTGGAACTTCGTTAGGTGGCGTTGCTCAAAAAACACGTGAAAGTATTATTTTATGTGAAGCAGCTGGTTTTGATACAATCATTATTGAAACGGTAGGTGTTGGACAGTCGGAAACGGCTGTACATTCTATGACCGACTTCTTTTTATTATTGAAATTAGCGGGTGCTGGTGATGAATTACAAGGTATTAAACGTGGAATTATTGAAATGGCAGATGCGATTGTGATTAACAAAGCAGATAGCGGTAATGAAAAAAATGCTAAACTGGCAAAAGTAGAATTTAACAGAGCTTTACACTTATACCCTGCTAAGGAAAGTGATTGGCAACCTAAAGTTTTATTGGCAAGTGCATTGCATCATCAGGGAATTGATGCTATCTACGTAATGATTGAAGAGTACATGAACTTAGTAAAAAAATCAGGCTACTTTCAACAAAAAAGAAACGAACAGAATAATTATTGGTTATTAGAAACCATCAATCAGCAATTAAAAAGTAATTTTTACAACAACCCAAAAATTAAAGAACTTTTAAAACAGGAAATTGCAAAGCTAGAAAATGGGAAAACTACTCCATTTACTGCTGCCAAACGATTGCTAGAAAATAACTAAACTATGGAGCCCATAATGGGCACTTAATAAAATTTTATTTTTAAACAACTAATAAATACCTAACTGGTATAATTTACAGACATATGGAAGAGAACACCCTCACTTGGAACGATTTTACAAAAGTAGAAATGCGTATTGGTACTATTATTTCAGCGGAAATTTTTAAAGAGGTTAAAAACCCTGCCTATAAAATGCAGGTTGATTTTGGTGATTACGGAATTAAAAAAACCTCAGCGCAAATCACTAAATTGTATCAACCTGAAGATTTAATAGGAAAACAAGTAGTTGCTGTGGTAAACTTTCCGAAAAAACAAATTGCTAACATGATGAGCGAATGCTTGGTATTAGGTGGTTTAGGTGATGATAAAGAAGTTACTTTGTTAACTACTGAACGTACTGTTAAAAACGGGACGAAGATTGCGTAAGAGTTTATTTAGGCTATAGCAGTTTTTCATTCTATAATCAATTACAAATGATAAACCTTCAGAAAATTGAAGCTATTTCGGACTTCAAACCTAAGAGGATAAAAAAGTATCTTCTTATATGGTGCAATGAGGGACAAGTTTCTATGGTGGTTGACAATAAGCGTCTAACTCTCTGCAAGAACCAAATTCTTACAATAACTTCTGGGCAATACCATTACTTTGAAAATGTTAATGAAGGAAAAGGATATGTACTTGATTTTACACTCAACTATATATGCAAAACAGAGAAAGATATTGAATTAATTTTTCAGAACAGTCTATTTTGCCATTTTGATTACAATGAAGTAATCTCAATAAACTCTCCTGAAGAAATTGAAACCGAAATCCATAAAATAGAAAGAGAATTAAGAGAAAAACCATTTCAACATTTAGATTCTATCCATGCACGTATTGAGTTACTATTATTCGAAATAAATCGGTCAAAAATTGCTAACGGAGGTGAAATATGGAAACCAGAAGCTCTTTTCTTACAGTTTTTAGAGTTTGTTAGAAATAATTTTGAGCACAATTATTCTTTAAAAAACATCGCAGAACAACTTAAAACCTCTGAATTAAAACTCAATGAGCTGGCAAAAAAACATGCAGGTAAAACAGCTCAAAATGTTATCTACGGTTTAATAATTTCTGAAGCACAGCGTATTCTTCAGTACGAAAATAAAAGTGTAAAAGAAGTCGCTTACAAACTAGCCTTCAAAGACCCTTACTATTTTTCAAAATTCTTTAAAAATCACACTGCAATGTCTCCAACGGAGTTTCA
The nucleotide sequence above comes from Tenacibaculum singaporense. Encoded proteins:
- a CDS encoding helix-turn-helix domain-containing protein, with the protein product MINLQKIEAISDFKPKRIKKYLLIWCNEGQVSMVVDNKRLTLCKNQILTITSGQYHYFENVNEGKGYVLDFTLNYICKTEKDIELIFQNSLFCHFDYNEVISINSPEEIETEIHKIERELREKPFQHLDSIHARIELLLFEINRSKIANGGEIWKPEALFLQFLEFVRNNFEHNYSLKNIAEQLKTSELKLNELAKKHAGKTAQNVIYGLIISEAQRILQYENKSVKEVAYKLAFKDPYYFSKFFKNHTAMSPTEFQSTLIL
- a CDS encoding tRNA-binding protein produces the protein MEENTLTWNDFTKVEMRIGTIISAEIFKEVKNPAYKMQVDFGDYGIKKTSAQITKLYQPEDLIGKQVVAVVNFPKKQIANMMSECLVLGGLGDDKEVTLLTTERTVKNGTKIA
- the meaB gene encoding methylmalonyl Co-A mutase-associated GTPase MeaB translates to MTDKDTSALSEKDGVSQPETTSKSSAEKIKRNRRKTTSTEEFVTQIVAGNIPFLSRAITLVESTNPKHQQQANEILEACLPYANKSVRIGITGVPGVGKSTFIEAFGKHLTSLGKKVAVLAVDPSSSVNKGSILGDKTRMEELVTDENAFIRPSPSGTSLGGVAQKTRESIILCEAAGFDTIIIETVGVGQSETAVHSMTDFFLLLKLAGAGDELQGIKRGIIEMADAIVINKADSGNEKNAKLAKVEFNRALHLYPAKESDWQPKVLLASALHHQGIDAIYVMIEEYMNLVKKSGYFQQKRNEQNNYWLLETINQQLKSNFYNNPKIKELLKQEIAKLENGKTTPFTAAKRLLENN